Proteins from one Apis cerana isolate GH-2021 linkage group LG11, AcerK_1.0, whole genome shotgun sequence genomic window:
- the LOC107998526 gene encoding lipid droplet-associated hydrolase, protein MQCAMLNWNGVPTQVITEGRWVEEGFSNYGKREVVIIIPGNPGLAEFYKGFIKTVKSKLPTEVPVWIISHAGHVQPPNNLAITMPSNSSWTEHYSLMTQVQHKIDFIKKYVPEDVKIHLIGHSIGCWIILNMLKDNFIAKKVKKCYLLFPTIENMDISDNGWWFTKVVSRIAFFLLFCAWIISNLPYCLQVFIISIAGILYRIPFKYNNVVLNMLNPYSLERIIKMAREEMIKVKERDDDIISKCADKLWFYYGNCDGWVPIKYYKNLISNHPYINAELCKHGYRHSFVLQYDKEVGNIVGNLISENIS, encoded by the exons ATGCAATGTGCTATGTTAAATTGGAATGGTGTACCTACTCAAGTGATTACAGAAGGTCGCTGGGTAGAAGAAGGTTTTTCAAATTATGGTAAAAGAGAAGTAGTGATTATTATTCCTGGTAATCCTGGTCTTGCAGAATTTtataaaggatttataaaaaCTGTAAAGTCAAAACTTCCTACTGAAGTACCTGTATGGATAATTTCACATGCAGGTCATGTACAACCACCAAACAATTTAGCAATTACTATGCCAAGTAATTCAAGTTGGACTGAACATTATAGTTTAATGACACAAGTGCAACacaag atagattttataaaaaaatatgtaccaGAAGATGTGAAAATACATCTTATTGGACATTCAATAGGATGttggattattttaaacatgttAAAAGATAACTTCATTgctaaaaaagttaaaaaatgttatctaTTATTTCCAACCATAGAAAATATGGATATAAGCGATAATGGATGGTGGTTCACTAAAGTA gtaTCACGAATTgcatttttcttacttttctgTGCTTGGATTATTTCAAATCTTCCATATTGTTTACAAGTTTTTATTATCAGTATAGCtggaatattatatagaattccattcaaatataataatgtagtaCTTAATATGTTAAATCCTTACTCTTtggaaagaataattaaaatggcaagagaagaaatgataaaagtaaaagaacgagatgatgatattatttcaaagtgTGCAGATAAATTATGGTTTTATTATGGCAATTGTGATGGTTGGGtaccaattaaatattataaaaatttgatatctaaTCATCCTTATATCAATGCAGAACTCTGTAAGCATGGTTATCGTCATAGTTTTGTTTTACAATATGATAAAGAAGTTGGAAATATTGTTGGTAATTTAATTagtgaaaatatatcataa
- the LOC107998506 gene encoding uncharacterized protein LOC107998506 isoform X1, with protein sequence MSRITILLLLAYFNAGLSYGMECSFGNKNIISKVIDSCPGILDSNDKSYCCYDFEKNEMYCCDAVEFASKSSWILLTVICAVGVVFSVIIFCISCLCCSCCPWYRRRHQGTVYGTISVPEVQIPSMMHVVQTPANVTVLTPYANLPYPTNSAGIQQASTYSGNIYEKQAPYNPNYISTIQQ encoded by the exons atgtcgcgtataactattttattattgcttgCTTATTTCAACGCGGGATTATCTTATG gaatGGAATGTTCATTTGGAAACAAGAACATCATATCGAAAGTGATCGATTCATGTCCAGGAATATTAGATTCGAACGATAAATCTTATTGTTGCtatgattttgaaaagaatgaaatgtaTTGTTGTGATGCAGTGGAATTTGCATCGAAATCATCAtg gATTCTTCTCACAGTGATTTGTGCGGTTGGAGTCGTGTTTTCTGTgataatattttgcatatcgTGTTTGTGCTGCAGTTGTTGTCCATGGTATCGCAGACGTCATCAAGGAACGGTCTATGGAA CAATATCTGTTCCAGAAGTACAAATACCTAGTATGATGCATGTAGTTCAAACACCTGCAAATGTGACAGTATTGACTCCATATGCAAATCTTCCATATCCTACAAATTCAGCAg GAATACAACAAGCATCAACATATTcaggaaatatttatgaaaagcaAGCACCTTATAATCCAAATTACATTTCTACGATTCAACAGtaa
- the LOC107998506 gene encoding uncharacterized protein LOC107998506 isoform X2 translates to MSRITILLLLAYFNAGLSYGMECSFGNKNIISKVIDSCPGILDSNDKSYCCYDFEKNEMYCCDAVEFASKSSWILLTVICAVGVVFSVIIFCISCLCCSCCPWYRRRHQGTVYGKVQIPSMMHVVQTPANVTVLTPYANLPYPTNSAGIQQASTYSGNIYEKQAPYNPNYISTIQQ, encoded by the exons atgtcgcgtataactattttattattgcttgCTTATTTCAACGCGGGATTATCTTATG gaatGGAATGTTCATTTGGAAACAAGAACATCATATCGAAAGTGATCGATTCATGTCCAGGAATATTAGATTCGAACGATAAATCTTATTGTTGCtatgattttgaaaagaatgaaatgtaTTGTTGTGATGCAGTGGAATTTGCATCGAAATCATCAtg gATTCTTCTCACAGTGATTTGTGCGGTTGGAGTCGTGTTTTCTGTgataatattttgcatatcgTGTTTGTGCTGCAGTTGTTGTCCATGGTATCGCAGACGTCATCAAGGAACGGTCTATGGAA AAGTACAAATACCTAGTATGATGCATGTAGTTCAAACACCTGCAAATGTGACAGTATTGACTCCATATGCAAATCTTCCATATCCTACAAATTCAGCAg GAATACAACAAGCATCAACATATTcaggaaatatttatgaaaagcaAGCACCTTATAATCCAAATTACATTTCTACGATTCAACAGtaa
- the LOC107998591 gene encoding guanine nucleotide exchange factor subunit Rich, translating into MFFPIGWPRVLNTIDPEKITAVVCNRDKILFAVLTTDTLTIWYCKPCVPIVFIRRTTDSLKKHGDNILVQWRPDSSMIVIATTDSYLLFYRLQDTSPEGRGLYEQRDSPVTSLKRDSAELFIKEIIPSLVLTFEKSAWIDGGISSLVCIRDELMVATKTSHVIRHKWDGTVNRDYSLDLRRIPFSVDQQISTVAIPLTENNVYVTDIEYSPLVGGFAIVLNTGKAAFLTAQSLKFDPNQVQGIWARDVDDATCAAVNHKYRLIAIGRQNSEGVVYYVDETTGSLEMSHTLSLSSKDYPGRPGRVRCLRWTPDSCAIALAWEGGGLAIWSTFGALLLCSLKWDYGLRVDLAHDNPLHIHTMEWSAEGYQLWMLRESPSPTLIEENENEENNLKCSLIQLDFVKSPLTVNPCMGHHGHLYLQGEDRLYLNLGGGVSTNTSTFHIGNEIPNDSITQILAGCKQWLVVPIPTAYSGANWPIRYTAIDNEGMSIAVAGRTGLAHYSLPSRKWKLFGNETQERDFIVTGGLLWHRGFLIASSYSILDDKDEVRIYPRDTRLDNNYVRTVRMTSQVLLLNTLKDRLLTFCANAQISIYDMVIESNNDAGSIELTRLQTVDISGLCIHPACVVSATLTTIRAETAGSHPHPESLLLNVSGRLLMVQREHCTDNPEVLFTCSAPTVLASYVENVWVPWRSRRDKPHLTEALWLFCGAHGMRVWLPLFPRNHQEKTHTFMSKRIMLPFHLRIYPLAILFEDAILLGAENDTVLFTSDTNSLFSLPFSLLELTSQVYLHQILRQLIHRNLGYHAWEIARSCSALPYFPHSLELLLHEVLEEEATSKEPIPDAQLPSVVEFIREFPGVWARAVVQCARKTEIALWPYLFSVAGPPKKLLQDCLQRQQLDTAASYLIILQNLEPSIVSRQHATLLLDAALEQGRWELSKDLVRFLRAIDPNDVESPRTSWGGTSKLGGPPQTPPLSPHEDDLSLVLGTMQVSRSRSYSTTVTPKVQSDSITKDIAPSSMLEKTRNVVMRRKKSVPTNTSKTEKVDNKEGSAEEFFIDVILQRHARRLLSAKRLADLGRFSARLDFHLVTWFARERDRAAKIDDYIAALKAVHEDFSFAYPVLSLPTLQKFRRSSLTSLRSIRSVNLESPEDEPLNSSFVVDLPDSGYTSLPSGRPPYTTLVSPVASLETQFPATETKLTANMLHDANSVLSDSSTIWRDDTESIVGTGVGTVCWVSPDPVEQTEVHNASLCAPISRAEVQLRYLLQLFLEGSCLGWAAVLATVLRDAPAMARTIRAAHAPMQSFDSVINLRDGLLTLTKWSHSECLGYRPFMSSIQGQISLLNRLIITKQQQEQEQIPESPSPSPAPSAGSNQRGTLSRSRHSSISHTSTTAPLDEERSHELSLKVEDINFRGSYSNLNNMENATSQSTCVIS; encoded by the exons ATGTTTTTTCCTATTGGATGGCCGCGAGTTCTAAATACGATAGATCCAGAAAAAATAACTGCGGTTGTTTGCAACAGggataaaatactttttgcaGTCCTAACAACAGATACTCTTACCATCTGGTATTGTAag ccTTGTGTACCCATTGTATTTATTAGACGAACTACAGATTCTTTAAAGAAACATGgtgataatattttagtacAATGGCGGCCAGATTCCAGCATGATTGTCATTGcg aCAACAGATAGTTATctgttattttatcgattgcaAGATACCAGCCCAGAAGGAAGAGGTCTCTATGAACAGAGAGATTCTCCAGTTACCAGTTTAAAAAGAGATAGTGCTGAActttttatcaaagaaattattcctTCTTTAGTTTTAACATTT gAAAAATCAGCTTGGATAGATGGTGGAATTAGTTCTTTAGTTTGTATACGTGATGAACTTATGGTAGCTACAAAAACCAGTCATGTAATACGTCATAAATGGGATGGTACAGTAAATAGAGATTATTCTCTTGATCTAAGAAGAATACCATTTAGTGTAGATCAACAAATATCTACTGTAGCTATACCACTTACTGAAAATAATGTGTATGTTACCGATATTGAATATTCTCCTTTAGTTGGTGGATTTGCAATTGTACTCAATACTGGCAAAGCAGCATTTCTCACAGcacaatcattaaaatttgatccTAAT caaGTACAAGGAATTTGGGCTAGAGATGTTGATGATGCTACTTGTGCAGctgtaaatcataaatatcgtCTTATTGCAATTGGGAGACAAaa ctcTGAAGGTGTAGTGTACTATGTTGATGAAACAACTGGAAGTTTAGAAATGTCACATACATTAAGTTTATCTTCCAAAGATTATCCAGGAAGACCAGGTCGTGTAAGATGTTTGAGATGGACCCCTGATAGTTGTGCTATTGCATTGGCTTGGGAAGGTGGTGGCCTAGCAATATGGAGTACATTTGGTGCTCTTTTACTGTGTAGTTTAAAATGGGATTATGGTTTAAGAGTAGATTTGGCACATGATAATCCTTTGCATATTCATACAATG gAATGGTCTGCTGAAGGTTATCAACTTTGGATGTTAAGAGAATCTCCAAGTCCTActttaatagaagaaaatgaaaatgaagaaaataatttaaagtgtTCTTTGATACAACTAGATTTTGTAAAAAGCCCTTTAACTGTTAATCCTTGTAtg GGTCATCATGGACATTTGTATTTACAAGGTGaagatagattatatttaaatctaggTGGGGGAGTTTCTACAAATACTTCAACTTTTCATATTGGTAATGAAATTCCTAATGATTCTATAACACAAATACTTGCTGGTTGTAAACAATGGCTAGTTGTTCCTATTCCGACTGCATATAGTGGTGCCAATTGGCCAATAAGA tatactGCTATTGATAATGAAGGTATGAGTATAGCTGTAGCAGGGCGTACAGGATTAGCTCATTATTCTTTACCTTCCCGTAAGTGGAAACTTTTTGGTAATGAAACTCAAGAACGAGATTTCATTGTAACTGGGGGATTATTATGGCATCGAGGTTTCTTAATAGCAAGTAGTTATTCAATATTAGATGATAAAGATGAAGTTAGAATATATCCACGTGATACACGTttggataataattatgttagaACTGTTAGAATGACATCACAAGTATTACTGCTCAACACATTAAAAGACAGACTTTTAACATTTTGTGCTAATGCACAAATTAGCATTTATGATATGGTAATAGAAAGCAATAATG atgcaGGAAGTATAGAATTAACGAGATTGCAAACTGTAGATATCAGTGGACTTTGTATTCATCCTGCTTGTGTTGTAAGTGCCACTTTAACCACTATACGTGCAGAAACAGCTGGAAGTCATCCACATCCTGAAAGTCTTCTGTTGAACGTATCTGGACGTTTGCTTATGGTTCAGCGAGAACATTGTACTGATAACCCAGAAGTT CTGTTTACGTGTAGTGCTCCAACAGTATTAGCTTCTTATGTAGAGAATGTTTGGGTACCATGGAGATCAAGAAGAGATAAACCTCATTTAACAGAAGCTCTATGGTTATTTTGCGGTGCTCATGGCATGCGCGTTTGGCTTCCATTATTTCCAAGGAATCATCAAGAAAAAACGCATACCTTTATGAGCAAAAGAATTATGTTACCTTTTCATTTACGTATTTATCCTTTAGCTATATTATTTGAGGATGCTATTTTATTGGGAGCAGAAAATGATACAGTACTTTTTACTTCGGATACTAATTCTCTATTTTCGCTGCCATTTAGTTTATTAGAACTTACA agtcAAGTTTATCTTCATCAAATATTACGACAACTCATTCATCGCAATTTAGGATATCATGCTTGGGAAATTGCTCGTTCGTGTTCTGCACTGCCATACTTTCCACATTCATTAGAGCTTTTACTTCATGAGGTACTAGAAGAAGAAGCAACTAGTAAAGAACCAATTCCAGATGCTCAGTTGCCTTCTGTGGTGGAATTCATCCGTGAATTTCCAGGAGTATGGGCTAGAGCAGTTGTTCAATGCGCTAGAAAGACTGAAATAGCACTATGGCCTTATTTATTCTCTGTTGCTGGGCCACCAAAAAAGTTGTTGCAAGATTGTTTGCAACGTCAACAACTTGATACTGCTGCTAgttacttaataattttacaaaatctaGAACCTTCAATCGTTAGTCGACAACATGCTACCTTGTTATTGGATGCTGCTTTAGAACAAGGAAGATGGGAACTTTCAAAAGATCTTGTTCGTTTTCTTAGAGCAAtag atccAAATGATGTGGAGTCTCCAAGAACATCTTGGGGTGGAACATCAAAATTAGGCGGACCTCCTCAAACTCCACCACTCTCACCTCATGAAGATGATTTATCTTTAGTATTAGGAACCATGCAAGTTTCAAGAAGTCGAAGTTATAGTACTACAGTGACACCTAAAGTACAATCTGATTCAATAACTAAAGATATAGCTCCTTCTTCAATGTTAGAAAAAACTAGAAATGTTGTTATGAGGCGAAAAAAGTCTGTACCTACTAATACTTCTAAAACTGAGAAGGTTGATAACAA agaagGTTCAGCCgaggaattttttattgatgtaaTACTACAACGTCATGCCCGTCGATTACTTTCAGCAAAACGACTCGCAGATTTAGGCAGATTTTCTGCACGCTTAGATTTTCATTTAGTTACGTGGTTTGCCAGAGAACGTGATAGAGCAGCAAAAATAGACGATTATATTGCGGCATTGAAAGCAGTGCatgaagatttttcatttgctTATCCTGTGTTATCCCTTCCaactttacaaaaatttcgaagatcTAGCCTTACTTCTTTACGTTCTATAAGATCTGTGAATTTAGAAAGTCCAGAAGATGAACCATTAAACTCCAGTTTCGTTGTTGATTTACCTGATAGTGGTTATACTAGTTTACCAAGTGGAAGACCACCTTATACGACATTAGTGTCTCCTGTTGCCAGTTTAGAAACACAATTTCCTGCTACTGAAACTAAATTAACAGCAAATATGTTACATG ATGCTAACAGCGTCCTTAGTGATAGTAGTACTATTTGGAGAGATGATACTGAATCAATTGTTGGGACTGGAGTCGGAACAGTGTGTTGGGTTTCACCAGATCCTGTTGAACAGACAGAAGTTCATAATGCTTCGCTCTGTGCACCGATAAGTCGTGCGGAAGTACAACTTAGAtatcttttacaattatttttggaaGGTAGTTGTTTAGGATGGGCTGCAGTATTGGCAACTGTTTTACGCGATGCACCTGCTATGGCTAGAACTATCAGAGCAGCACATGCACCTATGCAATCGTTTGAttctgtaattaatttaagagatGGTCTTCTTACATTAACTAAATGGTCTCATTCTGAAtg tttggGATATAGACCTTTTATGTCAAGTATTCAAGGTCAAATTTCTTTGctaaatagattaattataacaaaacaaCAGCAAGAACAGGAACAAATACCAGAGAGTCCTTCTCCTAGCCCAGCTCCATCTGCAGGTAGTAATCAACGAGGAACTTTATCACGATCTCGGCATTCGTCTATCAGTCATACTTCAACAACTGCTCCGTTAGATGAAGAACGATCACatgaattatctttaaaagtgGAAGATATAAATTTCCGAGGTAGTTATAGTAATCTCAATAATATGGAAAATGCTACTTCGCAATCTACATGTGTAATCTCTTAA